One window of the Carnobacterium maltaromaticum DSM 20342 genome contains the following:
- a CDS encoding leucine-rich repeat protein — protein MKKNIYCLIAVLLVGMPVVLPSLSQTFLKGIQAEEKEFEMYEESEINGLKNEEFSGTNLNEEGELESPILEIGEANIEAQIKDEYSVELEPEIAPANVAIITNEVELRAALANPNVLEIRISGGGVGADIFEGALEVNRRVIFRGGTLNFYNDSYIKVTQTGELVVRRERMDSALTLNARSGSTVDSLIVIDGGKLDNQLTSDMDQLTIRNYSDNKMAAVQILNDGEFYNFATLRIGQTTNLDSHGRAEFGIGIKMDSGKFVDRPGGNQITAGYIYASKAFVSSSGSNMMQFEYKTQGAGSTMISSEVDSPIFTNLDSATVSISLDSIFTSLVSIESISENYQFGMVNVQFIATQTGRDSPVISYLNDDRYVHMVTSGQNILGRFRSARVQTTVANIPPVNLPTNIEIIPNSVRMLPNDSVGLAIDFTPNINELDNTSIFWWSDNDQVVTVNQNGVITGKSVGEAEIYAETINGLRAVSSVIVEEFTFAFSGTDGNSTAIVTGYHGTDTEIEIPSTAVNREAGWTTTSTVIGIDDRVFMDKGLTNVLIPGSITEIGEAAFYKNKLSTLIIPDTVKSIGQQAFLENNLTELYIGSGVSRLENQVFGLNNLSSIVIPDTIQQIETLAFHSNNLAEVTIPKTVTHLGLRSFENNSLEKVTFEGEITGLGAQVFAQNPLKEIYVEESSLVHYQRELSPNIIRGVTGRTLLTVDEPRYSDDTQLINNLMVGDELSFSVLSKNRYQLDNLEAFVWEEFIPNVEWFKDAQALPTETKQQFRIAEVEESDSGSYYAIVDGSELPSLSVEVSPLIQPDIPAINPEDGILDLENTNPVIEGLSLRYVSDLYFDATTFSSSNQTVYANDNDGIPKVTVQDMRSAFKRNGWELQVRQNQLFMDGAELIFNPFVHEINQDLLNIKSHNGALTVNTEAQRFAGTTTTGNPSGIATMGMGSVDGSGVSLQIPGGVGVGIYEATLIWNLVATPSTANEHIAGK, from the coding sequence ATGAAAAAAAATATATATTGCTTAATAGCAGTCTTATTGGTAGGAATGCCTGTAGTACTTCCTTCACTTTCTCAGACATTTTTAAAAGGTATTCAGGCAGAAGAAAAAGAGTTCGAGATGTATGAAGAATCTGAAATTAATGGACTTAAGAATGAAGAGTTTAGTGGAACAAATTTGAATGAAGAAGGAGAATTAGAGTCTCCAATTCTTGAAATAGGAGAGGCAAATATTGAAGCTCAAATTAAAGACGAGTACTCAGTAGAATTGGAGCCTGAAATAGCACCAGCAAATGTGGCTATAATAACAAATGAAGTGGAATTAAGAGCAGCATTAGCCAACCCTAATGTTTTGGAAATAAGAATAAGTGGTGGTGGTGTGGGTGCGGATATTTTTGAGGGTGCACTAGAAGTAAATAGAAGAGTTATATTTAGAGGAGGAACGCTAAATTTTTATAATGATTCTTATATAAAAGTTACCCAAACAGGTGAATTGGTTGTGCGCAGAGAAAGAATGGATAGCGCGTTAACGTTAAATGCTAGAAGCGGTTCAACAGTTGATTCTTTAATAGTAATTGATGGTGGGAAATTAGATAATCAATTAACTAGTGATATGGATCAACTTACAATAAGGAATTATAGTGATAATAAAATGGCGGCTGTTCAAATATTGAATGATGGAGAATTCTATAATTTTGCAACATTGAGAATAGGTCAAACAACTAATCTTGATAGTCATGGAAGAGCAGAATTTGGAATTGGAATAAAGATGGATAGTGGGAAATTTGTTGATAGACCAGGAGGTAATCAAATCACAGCAGGGTATATATATGCTAGTAAAGCATTTGTTTCTTCAAGTGGAAGCAACATGATGCAGTTTGAATATAAAACTCAAGGGGCTGGAAGTACGATGATCTCTTCTGAAGTGGATAGTCCAATATTTACAAACTTAGATTCTGCTACTGTCTCTATTAGTTTAGATTCAATATTTACAAGCTTGGTTAGTATAGAAAGCATTAGTGAAAATTATCAATTTGGAATGGTTAATGTACAATTTATTGCCACACAAACAGGCAGAGACAGCCCAGTCATAAGTTATTTAAATGATGATAGATACGTTCATATGGTAACTTCAGGACAAAATATTTTAGGCAGATTTAGATCAGCTAGAGTACAAACTACCGTAGCAAACATACCACCAGTAAATTTACCGACAAATATCGAAATTATTCCTAATTCAGTAAGAATGCTACCCAATGATTCTGTTGGTTTAGCTATAGATTTTACACCAAATATAAATGAATTAGACAATACAAGTATATTTTGGTGGAGTGATAATGATCAGGTAGTTACAGTAAATCAAAATGGTGTTATTACAGGTAAATCAGTAGGAGAAGCGGAAATTTATGCTGAAACTATTAATGGATTAAGAGCAGTAAGTAGTGTAATTGTTGAAGAGTTTACTTTTGCATTTTCTGGAACAGATGGGAACTCCACAGCAATTGTTACGGGATATCATGGGACAGATACAGAGATAGAAATACCTAGTACAGCTGTGAATCGTGAAGCGGGTTGGACCACTACAAGTACAGTAATAGGGATTGATGACCGTGTATTTATGGATAAAGGATTAACGAATGTTTTGATTCCTGGAAGTATTACAGAAATAGGGGAAGCAGCTTTTTACAAAAACAAATTAAGTACGTTGATTATTCCAGATACTGTAAAAAGCATAGGACAACAAGCTTTTCTAGAAAATAACTTGACTGAACTTTATATAGGTAGTGGAGTATCTAGACTTGAAAATCAAGTTTTTGGATTAAATAATCTATCTAGCATCGTTATTCCAGATACGATTCAGCAGATTGAGACTTTAGCTTTTCATTCAAATAATTTAGCTGAGGTCACTATTCCTAAAACAGTCACTCACCTAGGCCTTAGATCCTTTGAAAATAATTCTTTAGAGAAAGTAACTTTTGAAGGAGAAATAACTGGATTAGGAGCTCAAGTTTTTGCACAAAATCCATTAAAAGAAATATATGTAGAAGAAAGTAGTTTAGTTCATTATCAGAGAGAGCTATCACCAAATATTATCAGGGGCGTAACGGGAAGAACCCTATTAACAGTGGATGAGCCACGTTATTCTGACGATACTCAACTAATCAATAATCTGATGGTAGGAGATGAGCTTTCATTTAGTGTGCTATCAAAAAATAGGTATCAATTAGATAATTTAGAAGCATTTGTATGGGAAGAGTTTATTCCAAATGTTGAATGGTTTAAGGATGCCCAAGCATTACCAACAGAAACAAAACAACAGTTTAGAATTGCAGAAGTAGAAGAGTCAGATAGTGGTTCTTATTATGCAATTGTGGATGGTTCAGAGCTCCCAAGTCTTTCTGTGGAAGTATCGCCATTAATTCAACCTGATATTCCAGCAATAAACCCAGAAGATGGAATTTTGGATTTGGAAAATACAAATCCAGTTATTGAGGGATTATCTTTAAGATATGTATCAGATTTATACTTTGATGCAACTACCTTTTCTTCATCTAATCAAACAGTATATGCGAATGACAATGATGGAATTCCAAAAGTTACTGTACAAGATATGCGTTCTGCTTTCAAAAGAAATGGATGGGAATTACAAGTTAGACAAAACCAATTATTTATGGACGGGGCAGAATTGATTTTTAATCCATTTGTGCATGAAATCAATCAAGATTTATTGAACATTAAATCGCATAATGGTGCTTTAACCGTTAATACAGAAGCACAAAGATTTGCAGGAACAACAACAACTGGAAATCCTAGTGGTATTGCTACTATGGGAATGGGATCAGTTGACGGAAGTGGAGTTTCTTTACAAATTCCTGGTGGTGTAGGTGTTGGAATTTATGAGGCAACACTCATTTGGAATTTAGTAGCAACACCAAGTACAGCGAATGAACATATTGCTGGAAAATAA
- a CDS encoding DUF916 and DUF3324 domain-containing protein: MIKIMCIFNLIVGFTFFTTSLAEANNAPKFSVSPIIPENQINDVSSYFNLRMEAGKEQNIEVELTNNRDSSIEIEIKAVTAKSNQNGVIDYSQLDEDLDQSLLISFSEISEVEQLIVLKANESKKVPITIKLPSVKFDGVILGGLNFSEKIKAGEEHTQISNQFSYSLAVMISQTDEEVVPILNLEGISAAQSNYRNVINAEIQNSQAVIVTDMSIDAQVYRKNEKEPLFNRRVSNFQMAPNSRLPFYIHTGSAPLVAGDYRLEMQATVNGENWEWEEEFTIDEKTAVALNKTAVDLDSKQNGLIYLLVGSGLTIGLLSFGVLINSYVKKEKEKKALEEKRKARREKKQLLERKKRNALKKNQIKRIQD, from the coding sequence ATGATAAAAATAATGTGTATCTTTAATTTAATAGTGGGGTTTACATTTTTTACTACGAGTCTTGCTGAAGCAAATAATGCACCAAAATTTTCGGTTTCGCCTATTATTCCCGAAAACCAGATAAATGATGTCAGCTCCTATTTTAATTTAAGAATGGAAGCAGGTAAAGAACAAAATATTGAAGTAGAACTAACTAATAACCGAGATAGCTCAATTGAAATTGAAATTAAAGCTGTTACTGCAAAATCAAATCAAAATGGTGTGATTGATTACAGTCAGTTAGATGAAGATTTAGATCAAAGCCTATTGATTTCATTTTCTGAAATTAGTGAAGTAGAACAATTAATTGTTTTAAAAGCAAATGAGAGTAAAAAAGTTCCAATTACGATTAAGCTTCCAAGTGTGAAATTTGATGGAGTAATTTTAGGAGGCCTTAATTTTTCTGAAAAAATTAAAGCTGGAGAAGAACATACACAGATTAGCAATCAATTTTCATATTCATTAGCGGTTATGATTTCACAAACAGATGAAGAAGTGGTACCAATATTGAATTTAGAAGGTATCAGTGCTGCACAATCCAATTATCGCAATGTTATTAATGCAGAAATTCAAAATAGTCAAGCTGTAATTGTAACAGACATGTCAATTGATGCTCAAGTGTATAGAAAAAATGAAAAGGAACCCCTGTTTAATAGAAGGGTATCCAACTTTCAAATGGCACCAAACTCACGATTACCATTTTATATTCATACAGGCAGTGCTCCACTAGTCGCAGGAGACTACCGACTGGAAATGCAAGCTACTGTAAATGGGGAGAATTGGGAATGGGAAGAAGAGTTTACAATTGATGAAAAAACGGCAGTGGCATTAAATAAAACTGCGGTTGATTTAGACTCTAAGCAAAATGGGCTAATTTATCTACTGGTTGGTAGTGGATTAACGATAGGATTATTATCCTTTGGTGTTCTAATTAATAGTTATGTAAAAAAAGAAAAAGAGAAAAAAGCGTTAGAAGAAAAAAGAAAAGCTAGAAGAGAAAAAAAGCAGCTTTTAGAGCGAAAAAAAAGGAATGCATTAAAAAAGAACCAAATTAAACGAATTCAAGACTAG
- a CDS encoding helix-turn-helix domain-containing protein, which produces MEIPKLLEIFGEGIGRKMLLFSMLFDKEPLTKKKLEVLPYSYKTLQSDLEQLAEILKKWDGDIRLSKYYNASLVYYKLEREAFFAPQTVISYICQKTLEFKILELFLYGNLKKVHQFLLEHGIGYTTYYRVLRKISGLLQKYGISINTNSLELVGKESEIRLFYFQFLWTLCEGFGWPFKNSDEKKIIERAAIITKKHGIGVIETRKLTYWLAICEVRENRKITIKTEEIPNEIIKLAEEPIYENLVETLFTESQHKLGNVQRSETECYFIFWMIFVDCVTDIRIDGASFEQISSRFIPIINEISIDRKLYIDFLKLIKWQENDGVKVSVSLLLHSIKINSFISAFSQERIVEELRYFMTKFLNHKIELMLHDTSTLSLLKSEMKNLVAKIQHVKINIFLISKYGDFMKNRILKQLSSDLKKQVNWLALNEEISETTIIFTDSPIAMNPPYKKIIYFSHPVCIKEIEKLIKLNLNYIM; this is translated from the coding sequence ATGGAAATACCAAAGTTATTAGAAATTTTTGGTGAAGGGATAGGTAGAAAAATGCTTCTGTTTTCTATGCTGTTTGATAAAGAACCACTAACAAAAAAAAAACTAGAAGTCCTTCCGTATTCTTATAAAACCCTTCAATCTGATTTGGAGCAATTAGCAGAAATTTTAAAAAAATGGGATGGGGATATTAGATTATCAAAATATTATAATGCTAGTCTTGTTTATTATAAATTAGAGCGAGAAGCTTTCTTTGCTCCTCAAACAGTTATTTCTTATATTTGTCAAAAAACACTAGAATTCAAAATTTTGGAACTATTTTTATATGGGAATTTAAAAAAAGTTCATCAGTTCTTACTCGAACATGGAATAGGCTATACCACCTATTATCGAGTATTGCGTAAAATTAGCGGATTGCTACAAAAGTATGGTATTTCTATAAATACAAACTCTTTAGAATTAGTGGGAAAAGAATCTGAAATTAGATTGTTTTATTTTCAATTTTTGTGGACATTGTGTGAGGGTTTTGGTTGGCCATTTAAGAATAGTGATGAAAAAAAAATTATAGAAAGAGCAGCAATAATAACCAAAAAGCATGGAATTGGAGTAATCGAAACTCGCAAGCTAACATACTGGTTGGCAATATGCGAAGTGAGAGAAAATAGAAAAATCACTATAAAAACCGAAGAGATTCCAAACGAAATCATAAAATTAGCCGAGGAACCTATTTATGAAAATTTAGTAGAAACATTGTTTACTGAATCACAACATAAACTGGGAAACGTTCAAAGGAGTGAAACAGAATGCTATTTCATATTTTGGATGATATTTGTAGATTGTGTAACGGATATTAGGATAGATGGTGCTAGTTTTGAACAGATAAGTAGCCGCTTTATCCCAATAATTAACGAAATATCTATTGATAGAAAGCTATATATTGATTTTTTGAAATTAATTAAATGGCAAGAGAATGATGGAGTTAAAGTAAGTGTCTCGTTGCTGCTTCATTCAATAAAAATAAATAGTTTTATTTCTGCGTTTTCTCAAGAGAGGATAGTTGAAGAGCTGCGTTATTTTATGACGAAATTTTTAAATCATAAAATTGAATTAATGTTGCATGATACATCCACTTTGTCATTATTAAAGAGTGAAATGAAAAATTTAGTAGCTAAAATACAACATGTAAAAATCAATATATTCTTAATTTCAAAGTATGGAGATTTTATGAAAAACAGGATATTAAAACAGTTGTCTAGTGATTTAAAAAAACAAGTAAATTGGTTAGCATTAAATGAAGAAATATCTGAAACAACAATAATTTTTACTGATAGTCCAATAGCTATGAATCCCCCCTATAAAAAAATAATCTATTTTTCTCACCCTGTATGTATAAAAGAAATTGAGAAACTAATTAAATTAAACTTAAATTATATAATGTAG
- a CDS encoding lectin-like domain-containing protein, producing the protein MNKLRNKLVGATLLSMLAVPMIIGVLHVPIGLKAITEADISAEKESISMVNSVPRPGENIVVTKENFLEHFTLSGTAAYSSDTGIVTLTPDLPSSAGSFTMDSQIDLASSFYLTGRVNLGNKAEQQGGADGMGFGFHSGDVHSIGRHGNGMGLAQLPNVFGFKLDTYYNGSHQNSEGIAADPWLNNPTGSRVAAFGAFVHSPNAILTTEQNSMLEIPAPSNNQFRDFYMAYDTIEDKVKIVYNGQIWERDISTWHTGLDALSFIVSASTGQYHNLQQFEFTSMEYTPKVFEGNAVQQQVTLGESLATRDLQSFVTNVTYGDIPLNPNEYNVTLKDIENDLVGTGKATVIVEHNFLGVRTEIEVPLDVRWGDTILAKGWGDLSVGAYTYHPAENKVTANQGTINSSTQVHPNFTNRYYSVNLYNLTSGAQKITDARNYVSHSVTGQVSPFDAINQFSNGTRVASTQVGDIIELTHEESPNRLRQIVSGQEQPLRTNKNTSFLELTVSGYQQLHFNLLNVKSNGEISKWTTNDEIDGMLGEFLTNSDFETVRIIGFSEYPDRSTVGNSIGKILVEESLSTGNKVQYEYEVNFEVAAVPESIEVSPKIATIKTGETQQLSAKVLPENSVNTDLKWTSSNEELATVDEEGIVFGKRRGEVEISVETTNGLTDRATIQIVNIEIPSIDPSNPSLEVDKENPNEGSLAIRYASSLNFGETTVVGNGQELIALPSKDQDGRDILNMVTIQDIRPEAQRDGWQLQVRQTRELIGGSQIIMTPFVHESHLAGDSISVYEGDFIPNTDSQIFASASEANSNQIISFGMHNPQEEGVRLLIPPGMGAGSYQTNLHWNLVSGPNQKREDFSFRFSGTEGNSEASVTGYNGSGKNVTIPREVTNTAAGWTTPTPVTSIGDGAFRNKGLTSLQIPNSITSIGYQALRENQLKTLILPNSLISIGNGALEHNQLTEIEIPDTVTSIGEWAFNDNQLATVGMSKSVETFGNLVFRENPLAEINVESESEAERLTHLLTPTVMNGVTELTVLRTNKQKFYQLDALNRRLWLNLENE; encoded by the coding sequence ATGAATAAATTAAGAAATAAGTTAGTTGGAGCTACACTGTTAAGTATGTTAGCAGTTCCTATGATAATTGGAGTGCTACATGTACCTATAGGACTTAAGGCGATAACGGAAGCAGATATTTCAGCTGAAAAGGAAAGCATCAGTATGGTGAATTCAGTTCCTCGACCTGGTGAAAATATTGTAGTTACAAAAGAAAATTTTTTAGAACATTTTACTCTTTCTGGAACTGCAGCATATAGTTCAGATACGGGAATTGTTACTTTGACACCTGATTTACCTAGTAGTGCAGGAAGTTTTACTATGGATAGTCAAATAGATCTTGCTAGTTCTTTTTATTTAACAGGTAGAGTAAACCTAGGTAATAAAGCTGAACAGCAAGGCGGAGCTGACGGAATGGGTTTTGGTTTTCATAGCGGAGATGTACATTCAATTGGACGACATGGAAATGGTATGGGCTTAGCGCAATTACCAAATGTATTTGGTTTTAAACTAGATACGTATTATAATGGTTCCCATCAAAATAGTGAAGGAATTGCTGCAGATCCTTGGCTTAATAATCCTACTGGTTCACGCGTCGCAGCCTTTGGTGCTTTTGTGCACAGTCCGAATGCTATATTAACTACGGAGCAAAATTCAATGTTGGAAATCCCGGCTCCAAGTAATAACCAATTTAGAGATTTTTATATGGCATATGATACGATTGAAGATAAAGTGAAAATCGTCTATAACGGTCAAATTTGGGAACGTGACATTAGTACGTGGCATACTGGGTTAGATGCTCTTTCCTTTATTGTCTCTGCTTCAACAGGTCAGTATCATAATTTACAACAATTTGAGTTTACTTCGATGGAGTATACGCCTAAAGTATTTGAAGGTAATGCCGTCCAACAGCAAGTAACGCTCGGAGAAAGTTTAGCGACAAGAGATCTTCAATCTTTTGTAACGAATGTGACTTATGGAGATATACCTTTAAACCCCAATGAATATAATGTGACGCTAAAAGATATTGAAAATGATTTAGTCGGCACGGGGAAAGCTACAGTAATTGTAGAACATAATTTTTTAGGAGTACGTACAGAAATAGAAGTTCCTCTTGATGTTCGTTGGGGAGATACGATTTTAGCTAAGGGGTGGGGTGACTTAAGTGTTGGAGCCTATACGTATCACCCTGCAGAAAATAAAGTAACTGCGAACCAGGGAACAATCAATTCGTCTACACAAGTTCATCCTAATTTTACCAATAGATATTATTCAGTTAACTTGTATAATTTAACGAGCGGGGCTCAAAAAATTACAGATGCGAGAAACTATGTGTCTCATAGTGTAACGGGACAAGTGTCACCATTCGATGCAATTAATCAATTTTCAAATGGTACTCGAGTGGCGTCAACTCAAGTAGGGGATATTATTGAGTTGACACATGAAGAATCTCCCAATCGTCTTAGACAGATTGTGAGTGGACAAGAACAGCCGCTACGTACTAACAAAAATACAAGTTTTCTTGAATTAACAGTAAGTGGATATCAACAGCTACACTTTAATTTATTGAATGTTAAAAGTAATGGTGAAATTTCAAAATGGACAACGAATGATGAAATAGATGGTATGTTAGGAGAATTTTTAACGAACTCTGATTTTGAAACGGTTAGAATTATTGGTTTTAGTGAGTATCCAGATCGTTCAACTGTGGGAAACTCAATAGGGAAAATATTAGTTGAAGAATCGTTATCTACAGGAAATAAGGTTCAATATGAGTATGAAGTGAATTTTGAAGTAGCTGCAGTACCTGAATCAATTGAAGTAAGCCCAAAAATAGCAACAATAAAAACTGGGGAAACCCAGCAGTTATCAGCAAAAGTCTTACCAGAAAATAGTGTGAACACGGATCTTAAATGGACAAGTTCGAATGAAGAACTTGCTACAGTTGATGAAGAGGGAATCGTTTTTGGCAAACGACGAGGAGAAGTTGAAATTAGCGTAGAAACAACAAATGGATTAACAGATAGAGCAACAATTCAAATTGTTAATATAGAAATTCCATCGATTGATCCATCTAATCCGTCGTTAGAGGTAGACAAAGAGAATCCTAATGAAGGAAGTTTAGCTATTCGTTATGCCTCATCACTTAATTTTGGAGAAACTACTGTAGTTGGAAATGGTCAAGAATTAATTGCTTTACCTTCAAAAGATCAGGATGGTAGAGATATTTTAAACATGGTAACCATACAAGATATACGCCCTGAAGCTCAAAGAGATGGCTGGCAACTTCAAGTTCGACAAACAAGAGAATTAATAGGCGGGTCACAAATTATAATGACTCCTTTTGTACATGAAAGTCATCTTGCTGGAGATAGCATAAGCGTATATGAAGGTGACTTTATTCCAAATACAGATAGTCAAATTTTTGCATCAGCAAGTGAAGCTAATTCTAATCAAATTATTTCTTTTGGGATGCATAACCCACAAGAAGAAGGTGTAAGATTATTAATTCCACCAGGAATGGGTGCTGGAAGTTATCAAACAAATCTCCATTGGAATTTAGTCTCAGGTCCTAACCAGAAGAGAGAAGATTTTAGTTTTAGGTTTAGTGGCACTGAGGGAAATTCAGAAGCAAGTGTAACGGGATACAATGGTTCAGGTAAAAATGTTACTATCCCCAGAGAGGTTACAAATACAGCAGCTGGATGGACAACTCCAACTCCAGTTACTTCAATTGGTGATGGTGCTTTTCGTAATAAGGGCTTAACTAGTCTTCAAATTCCAAACTCTATTACCTCAATCGGATATCAAGCACTACGTGAAAATCAATTAAAAACATTAATACTTCCAAATTCATTAATTTCAATTGGAAATGGAGCGTTGGAACACAATCAATTAACGGAAATAGAGATTCCGGATACTGTCACCTCCATTGGGGAATGGGCCTTTAATGATAATCAGTTAGCAACAGTTGGAATGTCAAAGTCTGTTGAAACTTTTGGAAATCTTGTTTTTAGGGAGAATCCTTTGGCGGAAATTAATGTAGAGTCTGAATCTGAGGCGGAAAGACTAACGCATTTGTTAACTCCTACTGTAATGAACGGGGTTACAGAATTGACCGTTTTGCGAACAAATAAACAAAAATTCTATCAATTAGATGCTCTAAATCGAAGACTATGGCTTAATTTGGAAAATGAGTAG
- a CDS encoding ABC transporter ATP-binding protein: protein MEEEVLLAKGLTKQVGRKILVKEVDISIGKGEIVGLLGPNGAGKTTIIRMLTGLISRNSGTVKINSNDLDGNFEGCMEDVGAIIENPEFYKYLSGWENLKQFARMSRKTITDEEIKKVVERVRLTESIQNKVKTYSLGMRQRLGIAQAIIHHPSLLILDEPLNGVDPKGMHDFRQLMREIVQDGTSILISSHLLSEMELLADKIIIIEEGKLTHIEDLTKADEKPENSLLHITIETPEQSLLQKEVALMGLTVIAHSANSLTIEIEKNQIPAFIEHGVQKGIPFYGITPHVSTLEERFLELTKGGSLR, encoded by the coding sequence ATGGAGGAAGAAGTGTTACTTGCAAAGGGACTAACGAAACAAGTTGGTCGTAAAATACTGGTAAAAGAAGTCGATATATCGATTGGTAAAGGGGAAATTGTCGGTTTATTAGGTCCTAATGGTGCCGGTAAAACGACAATTATTCGCATGCTGACAGGTCTGATTTCTAGAAATTCTGGGACTGTTAAAATTAATTCCAATGATTTAGATGGAAATTTTGAAGGATGCATGGAAGATGTCGGGGCGATTATTGAAAACCCTGAATTTTATAAGTATCTTAGCGGCTGGGAGAATTTAAAACAGTTTGCTCGTATGAGTCGCAAAACAATTACAGATGAAGAAATAAAAAAAGTGGTGGAACGTGTTCGTTTAACTGAAAGCATTCAAAACAAAGTTAAAACCTACTCATTAGGCATGCGCCAACGATTAGGAATTGCTCAAGCCATTATTCACCATCCTTCTTTACTGATTTTAGATGAACCCTTAAATGGGGTTGATCCTAAAGGAATGCACGATTTTAGACAATTAATGCGTGAAATTGTGCAAGATGGAACCAGTATTTTAATTTCTAGCCATTTACTTTCAGAAATGGAGTTATTAGCAGATAAAATCATTATTATTGAAGAAGGTAAATTAACTCACATTGAAGATTTAACAAAGGCAGATGAAAAACCAGAAAATAGTCTGTTACACATCACGATTGAAACTCCTGAACAAAGTCTACTACAAAAGGAAGTTGCTTTAATGGGGTTAACAGTCATTGCTCATAGTGCGAATTCATTAACGATTGAAATTGAGAAAAATCAAATTCCAGCATTTATTGAGCATGGGGTTCAAAAAGGGATTCCTTTTTATGGAATTACACCGCATGTTTCAACGTTGGAAGAACGCTTCCTGGAATTGACTAAAGGAGGAAGTTTACGATGA
- a CDS encoding ABC transporter permease, producing MINLVINESRKLIFRRSFIVYLIIIFGLVALVGGINKYAYSLNSNEYFEQKAGDEGEPVKKTIKKGIPVFTYSEDGKPVTNLEEAVKISRSNLLAAQAKEKEDYPNEIAYAQKELDYYEAYLKKGVTPITTNNGGESAGSFFSSLGGILSIVNMLVVVVASMMVASEFSDGTIKLLLTRPHKRSQILLSKLIVCLLFAAFVTLFTMVAAGIVGAILFPVQSFMLPASTMLGTMSALKAGFVLAGTNYLLMVLYISVALMISAVFRSQALAVGIAMLMVFSSSIINTFLSLLIPKWEPLKWIVFNLLNINELGRGNSIPGDISLVAAGIGLLLYSILIYMLTVYLFKKRDVALT from the coding sequence ATGATAAATTTGGTTATTAATGAAAGTCGCAAATTAATTTTTAGACGCTCATTTATTGTGTATTTGATTATTATTTTTGGTTTAGTTGCATTAGTCGGGGGAATAAATAAATACGCCTACAGCCTGAACTCTAATGAATATTTCGAGCAAAAAGCAGGAGATGAAGGCGAGCCTGTTAAGAAAACTATTAAAAAAGGGATTCCTGTTTTCACTTATTCTGAGGATGGAAAACCTGTCACAAATCTTGAAGAAGCCGTTAAAATTAGTCGAAGTAATCTACTGGCAGCACAAGCCAAAGAGAAAGAAGATTATCCAAATGAAATTGCTTATGCACAAAAGGAATTGGATTATTATGAAGCCTATTTGAAAAAAGGTGTGACTCCAATTACGACCAATAATGGTGGTGAATCAGCTGGAAGTTTCTTTTCTAGTTTAGGTGGAATTTTAAGTATTGTAAATATGTTAGTTGTAGTTGTTGCAAGTATGATGGTTGCTTCTGAGTTTAGCGATGGAACTATTAAATTATTGCTGACTAGACCTCATAAACGTAGTCAAATTCTTCTGTCTAAACTAATCGTTTGTTTATTATTTGCTGCTTTTGTGACGCTATTTACGATGGTAGCTGCTGGAATTGTTGGGGCAATCCTGTTTCCTGTTCAGTCCTTTATGCTCCCTGCCTCGACAATGTTGGGGACAATGTCCGCCTTAAAAGCTGGATTTGTTTTAGCCGGAACCAACTATCTATTAATGGTTCTTTACATCAGTGTTGCATTAATGATTTCGGCAGTTTTCCGTTCTCAAGCTCTTGCCGTAGGAATTGCGATGTTAATGGTCTTTTCAAGTTCGATTATCAATACATTCTTATCCCTACTAATACCAAAATGGGAACCACTAAAATGGATTGTTTTTAATTTGTTAAATATTAATGAATTGGGACGTGGCAATTCTATCCCTGGAGATATTAGTTTAGTAGCTGCAGGGATTGGATTACTTCTATACAGCATCTTGATTTATATGTTAACTGTTTATCTATTTAAAAAACGCGACGTTGCTTTAACTTAA